The following nucleotide sequence is from Solidesulfovibrio carbinolicus.
TTTTTACCGCTTTTGCCGTGGTGCTCCACATGGAGTAAGATTTCGTGAAAACACGGCGGCAGCGCTGTTTTCACACGACACCGCCACGGCGGCGGGATATGCTCCGCATGGGTTTGCCCAAAAGCGCATGGGCGAAGCAGGCCCCGGCCAAGGGCCGCGCCCGGGAGGAAAGGCCATGAAAACGAGCATCGTGTGCCTGGACGGCTCCCAGCCGTCGTTTCGCGCCCTGGATCGGGCCCTGGACCGGGTCGGCTGCGTACCCATGGACATCCTGGCCGTGTGCGTGGTGGAGGCCCTGTCCTTTTTCGACTGCGACGACACGGACTGCGAAACCGCGTTTGCCGCCCATCTGCGCGAACCCAAGGCCATCCTGGCCGAGGCCGAGGAAATCGCCCGCTCGCGCGGGGTGACCATCCGCACCCGCTGGGCGCCGGGCCGGCCGGCCGAAACCGTGGCCCGCATCGCCCGCGAGGAAGGGGCCGACGCCATCTACCTCGGCTCCCGAGGCAAGGATGACGTGGAAAACCTGCTCCTGGGCAGCGTGTCCATGCGCCTGGTCCAGATCGCCCCGTGCACGGTGGTGGTGGTGCGCTAAGGTCGCGCACGAAAAGCCCACGGGCTTTTCGCGGGCAACAGCCGCAATTCCGTATTTTCCGAGACGCGCCAGGCCCGGCGATTAAAAGCCCAGCCGCAGCCCCAGGGACAGGCCGTAGCTTGAGCGCGTGCCGCCGGCCGTGCCGTCGAACCGGGCCGCCACGGCCGCGCCGCCTGTGCCCCAAAGTTTGAGCCCGGCCCCGAACCGGGCCTGATCCCGGTCCACGGCCCCGCCCGAGGCAGCAAAGGGCGCGTCGGGAGCGCCGGCCAGGGCCGCCGTCACCGACGGGGCCGGATCGCCGTATTCGTGCTTCCAGCCGCCGAAAACCTCCGGCGTCAGCCGCCACGCCCCGAATGCAAACGTCTTCTCCAGGCGCAGCCCAGCCACCGAGGTCAGCGACAGGCTGGTGTCGGCGGCCACCAGCAGGTTGGCCGCGCCGGCTCCGCTCTCCGTGGCCGCGTCCCGGCGCAGGGACACGAACTGGCCCACGGCAAAGGGTTCAGCGGCCAAGCCGTTGCCAAAATCGAACCGCCGCGCCGCCCGGGCAAACCCCAGCCATTCGCCCATGGTCCCCGTGCTCTCGGCCACACTGTCCCAGACCGGCCGGCTGCTGCGGGCCGTGTGCCAGCCGTAGGCGGCCAGGGCGTCCAGGGTCCAGGGGCCGGCGTCCACGGCGGCATAGGCCCCGGCCCGCCAGACCTGATCGTCGCTGCGGCCCCGGCCGGTGAAATAGTCGGCCCCGGTCCAGGCGTAGCCGCCCACAAGCCCCAAACGCAGCCCGGGCAGCGCCCGGATCCCCAGTCCGCCCATGGCTCCGGCCGAGCTGCTGGCATAGCCCGGAGCGTCGCCGCTGGAAACGCCTTGGCCCTGGCCGCCGTAGAGCGTGGCAAACGCTTCCACCGGCCCCTGGGCCGCTGTCTCGGCCAGCCCCGGGCCGTCGCCCATTGGGGCGGCAGGCGCGCTTCCGGGCACGGCGGCGCGCCAGGGTTCGGCCAGGGCGGCCGGCTGCCCGGCCAAGGCCAGCCGGCCCAGGGCCTCCAGATCACCCAGGCCCGCGCCGTGGCCGTAAAATCCGGGCGCGGCCAGCCCTGCCGCGCCGGTACTCCCGCGCAGCCCGGCCAGCCGTTCGGCAAAGGCGGCGGTAAAGGCCGACGCGCCGTCCACGGCCAAGGCCATGGACCGGGTCTGGGGGCCGGGCAAGAGCCGCGAGGCCGCCCCGGCCGCGTCCGGGCTGTGGTCGAGAAACCCGATGAGCCCTTCCATGCCCGGCCGGACCGTGGCGGCGGCGGCGTCCAGGGCCGCGCCCAGGGACGGGCTGGCGAGGCTTCGCGCATACCAGCCCGGATCGCGCCAGCCCGTGACCGCAAGGCCCGAGGTATCTGCGGCAGCGGTAAAACGCACCATGGGCAGGTTGCTCGTGACCGCAAGCCCGGCGTCGGCCAGGGCGACGGAGCCGCCCGAGACAATGGCGTAGCGCTGGCCGGTGGCCACATAGCCCGACGGGTCAAAGGTCAGGGCCAGGGAGGTCTGCGGCCCAAGGCTCACGGACTCGACGTTTTGCACCGGCGCGGCCGAGGTCCCCTGGGGAGCCAGGGCAAAGGCCAGGCTGGACGGGCCGGTGGCGACCAGGCTGTCCTGGCCGCCGCCGAGATCCACCCGGCCGGACACCGTTCCGCCGCGCAGCTCCAGCCGGTCGGCTCCGTCGCCGGTGACCACGGCCGCCTGGCCGCCGGTGATCGTGCCGGAGTTGACGACGACCGTATCGCCGGCCAGGGCCATGACCGCCGTGCCCGGCGAATCGATGTTGCCGGCATTATAGAGCGTGTTGGCGCGGCCGTAGGGTTCGGCCAGGGAGCCGGTCGCCGCCTCGCGCCCGAGAAACAGCACGGCCACGTCGGCCGTGCCGCCAAGACCGTACTTGGCCGCCGTGGTCCCGGTGATGGTTCCGGCGTTGGACACCGTGTAGCCCGGCGAGGAGATGAGCAGCCCCTGGCCGCCGGAGACCGTGGCCCCGGCCTCGATGACGACGCTGTCGCCGCGCGGCTGAAACTGCCGGCCGGCCCACAGGGTGTCGAGAGCGCCCGTGACCCGGAAATCCCCGGAGCCGCTGCCACTGGTGTAGAGGTAGGACCCCAGGGAATAGACGGCGTAGACGGTGTAGCGCGTGCCGCCAAGGATAATGAATTCCGACAGCCCCCGAATGTCGCCCAGAGTCGGCCCCAGGCCCCAGCGGTAGGTGTAGCCGAGCTGGGTCCAGGGGAAGTTGCTCGACCCGTAGGCGGCGGCCTCCCAGGAATTGTAGTAGGCCACGAAATTCCCGTAGGCCGCGTCGGTCATGCCGGCCGGCCGGACAAAGGTGGCGGCGCTGCCCAGGGACGTGGGCTGGCCGGCCACGGACGGGTCCTTGGTCGGCCGCTGGATGGTGTTGACGTCGGGGCTGACGAGCAGCTCCACCACGGCGTCGTTGCTGTTTGTTTGCGACATGCCAAGCACGCG
It contains:
- a CDS encoding universal stress protein; translation: MKTSIVCLDGSQPSFRALDRALDRVGCVPMDILAVCVVEALSFFDCDDTDCETAFAAHLREPKAILAEAEEIARSRGVTIRTRWAPGRPAETVARIAREEGADAIYLGSRGKDDVENLLLGSVSMRLVQIAPCTVVVVR
- a CDS encoding autotransporter family protein, translating into MTTPRVVLRPVTVLILCLCLVAALGRTARANDSAAAYDAAVLEAKAHAADPGPWSVSNLKVITGPGSGDGNAYVDGKVVAATFTKSSYYTSAYPGLSMTVYGQPASSASWVTVGGELKSYLTSQGVTFADVKLETSRVLGMSQTNSNDAVVELLVSPDVNTIQRPTKDPSVAGQPTSLGSAATFVRPAGMTDAAYGNFVAYYNSWEAAAYGSSNFPWTQLGYTYRWGLGPTLGDIRGLSEFIILGGTRYTVYAVYSLGSYLYTSGSGSGDFRVTGALDTLWAGRQFQPRGDSVVIEAGATVSGGQGLLISSPGYTVSNAGTITGTTAAKYGLGGTADVAVLFLGREAATGSLAEPYGRANTLYNAGNIDSPGTAVMALAGDTVVVNSGTITGGQAAVVTGDGADRLELRGGTVSGRVDLGGGQDSLVATGPSSLAFALAPQGTSAAPVQNVESVSLGPQTSLALTFDPSGYVATGQRYAIVSGGSVALADAGLAVTSNLPMVRFTAAADTSGLAVTGWRDPGWYARSLASPSLGAALDAAAATVRPGMEGLIGFLDHSPDAAGAASRLLPGPQTRSMALAVDGASAFTAAFAERLAGLRGSTGAAGLAAPGFYGHGAGLGDLEALGRLALAGQPAALAEPWRAAVPGSAPAAPMGDGPGLAETAAQGPVEAFATLYGGQGQGVSSGDAPGYASSSAGAMGGLGIRALPGLRLGLVGGYAWTGADYFTGRGRSDDQVWRAGAYAAVDAGPWTLDALAAYGWHTARSSRPVWDSVAESTGTMGEWLGFARAARRFDFGNGLAAEPFAVGQFVSLRRDAATESGAGAANLLVAADTSLSLTSVAGLRLEKTFAFGAWRLTPEVFGGWKHEYGDPAPSVTAALAGAPDAPFAASGGAVDRDQARFGAGLKLWGTGGAAVAARFDGTAGGTRSSYGLSLGLRLGF